From Nerophis lumbriciformis linkage group LG11, RoL_Nlum_v2.1, whole genome shotgun sequence, one genomic window encodes:
- the cyp26a1 gene encoding cytochrome P450 26A1 translates to MALSTLLATFLCTVVLPLLLFLVALKLWEVYLIRGRDPSCPSPLPPGSMGLPFFGETLQLILQRRKFLRMKRRKYGYIYRTHLFGNPTVRVTGGDNVRQILLGEHKLVSVQWPASVRTILGSDTLSNVHGAQHKTKKKAIMRAFSREALELYIPVIQEEVRAAVKDWLVRDSCVLVYPEMKRLMFRIAMRILLGFEPEQIRTDEQQLVEAFEEMIKNLFSLPIDVPFSGLYRGLKARNFIHSKIEENIKKKIQDSEKESKHGDALQQLIDSCRKNGEPFSMQAIKESATELLFGGHETTASTATSLIMFLGLNPEVVDKLRQELIDKEEEGMQLQSLNIESLEQLKYTGCVIKETLRINPPVPGGFRVALKTFELNGYQIPKGWNVIYSICDTHDVADIFPNKEDFQPDRFMTKASTSSSRFQYIPFGGGSRMCVGKEFAKVLLKIFLVEVVTKCHFTLLNGQPMMKTGPTVYPVDNLPTKFSHYVQN, encoded by the exons ATGGCGCTCAGCACACTGCTGGCCACCTTCCTGTGCACCGTCGTGCTGCCACTTTTACTCTTCCTGGTGGCCCTCAAACTGTGGGAGGTCTATCTGATTCGCGGCAGAGACCCGAGCTGCCCCAGTCCGCTCCCTCCCGGCTCCATGGGCTTACCTTTCTTCGGCGAGACGCTGCAGCTCATCCTGCAG AGGAGGAAGTTTCTGCGCATGAAGCGCCGGAAGTACGGCTACATCTACCGGACTCACCTGTTCGGGAACCCCACCGTGCGCGTCACCGGAGGCGATAACGTCAGGCAGATTCTGCTGGGAGAACACAAGCTGGTGTCCGTGCAGTGGCCCGCGTCCGTGCGCACCATCCTGGGCTCCGACACGCTGTCAAACGTCCACGGAGCGCAGCACAAAACCAAGAAAAAG GCCATCATGCGAGCGTTCTCCAGAGAAGCGCTGGAGCTTTACATCCCAGTCATCCAGGAAGAGGTGAGAGCTGCAGTAAAAGACTGGCTTGTGAGGGATTCCTGTGTGCTGGTCTACCCGGAGATGAAGCGTCTGATGTTCCGCATTGCCATGAGGATCCTGCTGGGCTTCGAGCCCGAACAGATTCGCACTGATGAGCAGCAGTTGGTGGAGGCGTTCGAGGAAATGATCAAGAATTTGTTCTCCCTGCCAATCGACGTTCCCTTCAGTGGCTTGTATAGG GGACTGAAAGCGCGAAACTTCATTCACTCAAAGATCGAGGAGAACATCAAGAAGAAGATCCAAGACTCTGAGAAAGAGTCCAAACATGGGGATGCACTGCAGCAGCTGATAGACAGCTGCAGGAAGAACGGAGAACCATTCAGCATGCAG GCCATTAAGGAGTCTGCCacagaactgctgtttggtggccATGAGACCACTGCCAGCACAGCCACCTCTCTGATCATGTTCCTGGGCCTCAACCCTGAAGTGGTGGACAAACTCCGACAGGAGCTGATTGACAAG GAAGAGGAAGGCATGCAACTCCAGAGTCTGAACATCGAGTCTTTGGAGCAATTGAAGTACACGGGTTGTGTCATTAAAGAGACTCTAAGGATCAACCCTCCTGTTCCTGGAGGCTTCAGGGTGGCACTCAAGACCTTTGAACTTAAT GGCTATCAAATTCCCAAAGGCTGGAACGTCATCTACAGTATCTGTGACACGCACGACGTGGCGGATATCTTCCCCAACAAAGAAGACTTCCAGCCTGATCGCTTCATGACAAAAGCCTCGACCAGCTCGTCGAGGTTCCAGTACATTCCTTTTGGCGGTGGGTCACGAATGTGCGTGGGGAAGGAGTTCGCCAAGGTCCTGCTGAAGATCTTCCTGGTGGAAGTGGTCACAAAGTGTCACTTTACGTTATTAAACGGGCAGCCCATGATGAAAACTGGACCGACTGTTTACCCTGTGGACAATCTGCCAACCAAGTTCAGCCACTATGTTCAAAACTAG